In Deinococcus aquiradiocola, one genomic interval encodes:
- a CDS encoding glycine C-acetyltransferase, which yields MTSTLREPVTLQGRIRTELQKLHDAHLHISPRVLEAPQRARTRILGRDVVNLASNNYLGFADHPFLKERAAQYLQRWGAGAGAVRTIAGTLQIHEDFETQLAAFKHTGSALVLQSGFTTNQGVLGTLLQEGDLVVSDELNHASIIDGLRLAKATKKVYRHKDLTDLRRVLDENPTDGLIMVVTDGVFSMDGDIAPLADIVALAREYGAVTYVDDAHGSGVLGEQGRGTVHHFGLQDAPDVLQIGTLSKAWGVVGGYAAGPADLRDLLINRARPFLFSTGHPPAVVGALSAAIDLVQQEGGFMERLWDNTRFFKAELHRLGFDTFGSETPITPVIFGEAETAFEASRRLLERGVFAVGLGFPTVPKGLARIRNIVTAEHTQDDLERALNAYEAVGREMGVIGG from the coding sequence ATGACCAGCACCCTCCGGGAACCCGTCACCCTCCAGGGGCGGATCCGCACCGAACTCCAGAAGCTCCACGACGCGCACCTGCACATCAGCCCCCGCGTCCTCGAAGCGCCGCAGCGCGCCCGCACCCGCATCCTCGGGCGGGACGTCGTGAACCTCGCCAGCAACAACTACCTCGGCTTCGCCGACCACCCCTTCCTGAAGGAACGCGCCGCGCAGTACCTGCAGCGCTGGGGGGCCGGGGCGGGCGCCGTCCGCACCATCGCCGGCACCCTGCAGATCCACGAGGACTTCGAAACGCAGCTCGCGGCCTTCAAGCACACCGGCAGCGCCCTCGTGCTGCAGAGCGGCTTCACCACCAACCAGGGCGTGCTGGGCACGCTGCTGCAGGAAGGCGACCTCGTCGTCAGCGACGAACTCAACCACGCCAGCATCATCGACGGCCTGCGCCTCGCCAAGGCCACCAAGAAGGTCTACCGCCACAAGGACCTCACGGACCTGCGCCGCGTGCTGGACGAGAACCCCACCGACGGCCTCATCATGGTCGTCACGGACGGCGTGTTCAGCATGGACGGCGACATCGCGCCCCTCGCGGACATTGTGGCCCTCGCCCGTGAGTACGGCGCCGTGACCTACGTGGACGACGCGCACGGCAGCGGCGTCCTCGGCGAGCAGGGCCGCGGCACCGTCCACCACTTCGGCCTGCAGGACGCCCCCGACGTGCTGCAGATCGGGACGCTCAGCAAGGCCTGGGGCGTCGTCGGCGGGTACGCCGCCGGTCCCGCCGACCTGCGCGACCTGCTCATCAACCGCGCGCGGCCCTTCCTGTTCAGCACCGGGCACCCGCCCGCCGTGGTCGGCGCCCTGAGTGCCGCCATCGACCTCGTGCAGCAGGAGGGCGGCTTCATGGAGCGCCTGTGGGACAACACCCGCTTCTTCAAGGCCGAACTGCACCGCCTGGGCTTCGACACCTTCGGCAGCGAGACGCCCATCACGCCCGTCATCTTCGGGGAGGCCGAGACGGCCTTCGAAGCGAGCCGCCGCCTGCTGGAACGCGGCGTGTTCGCGGTCGGCCTGGGCTTCCCGACCGTCCCGAAAGGCCTGGCCCGCATCCGGAACATCGTGACGGCCGAACACACGCAGGACGACCTGGAACGGGCACTGAACGCCTACGAGGCCGTGGGCCGCGAGATGGGCGTGATCGGCGGCTGA
- a CDS encoding thymidine phosphorylase: protein MASPHTTALNVPDLIQQKRDGGTHTAAELEALILGYTRGEVPDYQMSAWLMAVYFRGMTPQETGDLTLSMARSGDLLDLSSLTHTVDKHSTGGVGDKTSLVLTPMLAALGLTVAKMSGRGLAHTGGTIDKLESIPGWHPELSDEAFLQQAREVGLSLVGQSKNLAPADGLLYALRDVTATVDCLPLIASSIMSKKIASGAQTIVLDVKVGAGAFMKTPAQGEALARAMVQIGQHAGRNVRAVLTDMDAPLGRLAGNSLEVQEALATLRGEGPRDLHDLCIELATEALTAAGFPDRAAERAEATLRDGTALARFRAFVAAQGGDPAYVDEPARLDVAPGRDELLSDRDGYLAGVDALGVGRAVLALGGGRERKGEAIDHGVGVELLVKPGEHVRAGQPLLRVYHRDGRGLERARALLLAGLSFSGTAPTVPPLILGRVG, encoded by the coding sequence ATGGCCAGCCCCCACACGACCGCCCTCAACGTCCCCGACCTGATCCAGCAGAAACGCGACGGCGGTACGCACACCGCCGCCGAACTCGAAGCCCTGATCCTCGGGTACACGCGCGGCGAGGTGCCGGACTACCAGATGAGCGCGTGGCTGATGGCCGTGTACTTCCGCGGCATGACCCCGCAGGAGACGGGCGACCTGACGCTCAGCATGGCCCGCAGCGGCGACCTGCTCGACCTGAGCAGCCTCACGCACACCGTGGACAAGCACAGCACCGGCGGCGTCGGCGACAAGACCAGCCTCGTCCTGACGCCCATGCTGGCCGCCCTGGGCCTCACGGTCGCCAAGATGAGCGGGCGCGGCCTCGCGCACACGGGCGGCACCATCGACAAGCTGGAAAGCATTCCCGGCTGGCACCCGGAACTCTCCGACGAGGCCTTCCTGCAGCAGGCGCGCGAGGTGGGCCTGAGCCTCGTCGGGCAGAGCAAGAACCTCGCGCCCGCCGACGGCCTCCTGTACGCCCTGCGCGACGTGACCGCCACCGTCGACTGCCTGCCGCTCATCGCGAGCAGCATCATGTCCAAGAAGATCGCGTCCGGCGCGCAGACCATCGTGCTGGACGTCAAGGTCGGTGCGGGCGCCTTCATGAAGACCCCCGCGCAGGGCGAGGCGCTCGCGCGCGCCATGGTGCAGATCGGGCAGCACGCGGGCCGCAACGTGCGCGCCGTCCTGACCGACATGGACGCCCCGCTCGGCCGTCTCGCCGGGAACAGCCTGGAGGTGCAGGAGGCGCTCGCCACCCTGCGCGGCGAAGGCCCCAGGGACCTGCACGACCTGTGCATCGAACTGGCGACCGAGGCGCTCACCGCCGCCGGATTCCCCGACCGGGCCGCCGAGCGCGCCGAGGCCACCCTGCGGGACGGCACGGCCCTCGCCCGCTTCCGCGCCTTCGTGGCCGCGCAGGGCGGCGACCCCGCCTACGTGGACGAACCCGCCCGTCTCGACGTGGCACCGGGCCGCGACGAACTGCTCTCCGACCGGGACGGGTACCTCGCGGGCGTGGACGCGCTCGGCGTGGGCCGCGCCGTCCTCGCGCTCGGCGGTGGCCGCGAGCGCAAGGGCGAGGCCATCGACCACGGGGTCGGCGTGGAACTGCTCGTCAAACCCGGCGAGCACGTCCGGGCCGGACAGCCGCTGCTGCGCGTGTACCACCGGGACGGCCGTGGCCTGGAGCGCGCCCGCGCCCTGCTGCTCGCAGGCCTGAGTTTCAGCGGCACGGCCCCCACCGTGCCGCCCCTCATCCTGGGCCGCGTCGGCTGA
- a CDS encoding DUF937 domain-containing protein: MNVLDMLGGLLPTQASSVASQVGATPEQTQAAMQASIPLILSALNHNAQSPDGEAALSSALQQHDGSSLDGFAQGQLPNTQDGAAILNHAFGAQTPAAANAVAQHAGIDPQMAMQILSIVAPLVLGALGRTQNQGGAAGGLGDLLGGLLGGAGGSSMGGLGGLLGGLLGGGNTQAQTQNQSSQPDLGGLLGSLLGGKK, encoded by the coding sequence ATGAACGTACTCGACATGCTCGGCGGTCTGCTCCCCACCCAGGCCAGCAGTGTGGCCTCCCAGGTGGGCGCCACCCCGGAACAGACGCAGGCCGCCATGCAGGCCAGCATTCCGCTCATCCTGAGCGCCCTGAACCACAACGCGCAGTCGCCGGACGGTGAGGCCGCGCTCAGCAGCGCCCTGCAGCAGCACGACGGCAGCAGCCTCGACGGGTTCGCTCAGGGTCAGCTGCCCAACACGCAGGACGGCGCGGCCATCCTGAACCACGCCTTCGGTGCGCAGACGCCCGCCGCCGCGAACGCCGTCGCGCAGCACGCCGGTATCGACCCGCAGATGGCCATGCAGATCCTGAGCATCGTGGCGCCCCTGGTGCTCGGCGCGCTGGGCCGCACGCAGAACCAGGGCGGCGCGGCCGGCGGTCTGGGCGACCTGCTCGGTGGTCTGCTCGGTGGTGCGGGCGGCAGCAGCATGGGCGGTCTGGGCGGTCTGCTCGGCGGACTGCTCGGCGGTGGCAACACACAGGCCCAGACGCAGAACCAGTCCTCGCAGCCTGACCTGGGTGGCCTGCTCGGCAGCCTGCTCGGCGGCAAGAAGTAA
- a CDS encoding M20 family metallopeptidase: MTATPTGPATPDAHAMLRDLRTLVEQESPSSDLNAVRAVQDTVQDWMQALGAQVETLPGDVRRFRFGPQDRPTLILMHADTVWPHGTLQDMPFQVDGDRAYGPGTYDMKGGIVMAVHALRALHGAWPDGGIEVLLTADEEVGSHLSRSAIEDAARHARRVLVVEPPVADTHDLKTARKGVGMFTVTVQGVAAHAGNRPQDGVNAILEAARLVLQAHDLARPDLGTTVSVGRVTGGGAVNVVPAHATFDTDLRVSTLQEAERLQAGFGALRAQDARATVTVTGGMNRPPFERTPGTAALAAQAQAHAARLGFTVGEASVGGGSDGNFTAPLSPTLDGLGAPGDGAHASHEHVRLDRWQAHTQLLTALLQEPGVQ; this comes from the coding sequence ATGACCGCCACCCCGACCGGCCCGGCGACCCCCGACGCGCACGCCATGCTCCGCGACCTGCGGACACTGGTGGAACAGGAATCCCCGTCCAGCGACCTGAACGCCGTGCGCGCCGTGCAGGACACCGTGCAGGACTGGATGCAGGCCCTTGGCGCGCAGGTGGAGACCCTGCCGGGCGACGTGCGCCGCTTCCGGTTCGGCCCGCAGGACCGCCCCACCCTGATCCTGATGCATGCCGACACCGTCTGGCCGCACGGCACGCTGCAGGACATGCCGTTCCAGGTGGACGGCGACCGCGCCTACGGTCCCGGCACGTACGACATGAAGGGCGGCATCGTCATGGCCGTCCACGCCCTGCGCGCCCTGCACGGCGCGTGGCCGGACGGCGGCATCGAGGTGCTCCTGACCGCCGACGAGGAGGTCGGCTCGCACCTCAGCCGGAGCGCCATCGAGGACGCCGCGCGCCACGCCCGCCGCGTGCTGGTGGTCGAACCGCCCGTCGCGGACACGCACGACCTCAAGACGGCCCGCAAGGGCGTCGGCATGTTCACCGTGACGGTGCAGGGCGTCGCCGCGCACGCCGGAAACCGCCCGCAGGACGGCGTGAACGCCATTCTGGAAGCGGCGCGCCTCGTGCTGCAGGCGCACGACCTCGCCCGTCCCGACCTCGGCACGACCGTCAGCGTGGGCCGCGTCACCGGCGGCGGCGCCGTGAACGTCGTCCCCGCGCACGCGACCTTCGACACGGACCTGCGCGTCTCCACCCTCCAGGAAGCGGAGCGCCTGCAGGCGGGCTTCGGGGCCCTGCGAGCCCAAGACGCGCGCGCCACCGTCACCGTGACGGGCGGCATGAACCGCCCACCCTTCGAACGCACGCCCGGCACCGCCGCCCTCGCCGCGCAGGCGCAGGCGCACGCCGCGCGGCTCGGCTTCACGGTCGGCGAGGCCAGCGTGGGGGGCGGGTCGGACGGGAACTTCACCGCGCCCCTCTCCCCCACCCTCGACGGGCTCGGCGCGCCCGGCGACGGCGCGCACGCCTCTCACGAACACGTCCGCCTGGACCGCTGGCAGGCGCACACGCAGCTCCTCACCGCGCTCCTGCAGGAACCCGGCGTACAGTAA
- a CDS encoding SDR family oxidoreductase yields MNDTQAGTARKSAFVTGGSKGIGYATAEALLKGGYQVTVTSRNAAEIEAAAAQLGEGARGVVCDVRDFTAVQDAVDAHVAAFGGLDVLFVNAGLGNFAPVQDMTPEQWSEVIDTNLTGAFHTVKAAIPALSRTQGYVLLLSSLAGKNPFAGGSAYNASKFGMNGFSEAIMLDLRPLGIKVSQIMPGSVATHFAGHQPDADTDAWKIQPEDLAQIVMDLLAMHPRTLPSRVEVRPAQPPRK; encoded by the coding sequence ATGAACGACACGCAAGCAGGCACGGCACGCAAGAGCGCCTTCGTCACGGGCGGCAGCAAAGGCATCGGGTACGCGACCGCCGAGGCCCTCCTGAAGGGCGGGTATCAGGTCACGGTCACCAGCCGCAACGCCGCCGAGATCGAAGCGGCCGCCGCGCAGCTCGGTGAGGGCGCACGCGGCGTCGTGTGCGACGTGCGCGACTTCACGGCCGTACAGGACGCCGTGGACGCGCACGTCGCCGCGTTCGGCGGGCTGGACGTGCTGTTCGTGAACGCGGGCCTCGGCAACTTCGCGCCCGTGCAGGACATGACGCCCGAACAGTGGAGCGAAGTCATCGACACCAACCTCACCGGGGCCTTCCACACCGTCAAGGCCGCCATTCCCGCCCTGTCGCGCACGCAGGGGTACGTGCTGCTGCTCAGCAGCCTCGCGGGCAAGAACCCCTTCGCGGGCGGCAGCGCCTACAACGCCAGCAAGTTCGGCATGAACGGCTTCTCCGAGGCGATCATGCTGGACCTGCGCCCGCTGGGCATCAAGGTGTCGCAGATCATGCCGGGCAGCGTCGCCACGCACTTCGCCGGGCACCAGCCGGACGCCGACACGGACGCCTGGAAGATCCAGCCGGAAGACCTCGCGCAGATCGTGATGGACCTGCTCGCCATGCACCCCCGCACCCTGCCGAGCCGCGTCGAGGTGCGTCCCGCCCAGCCGCCCCGCAAGTAA
- the accD gene encoding acetyl-CoA carboxylase, carboxyltransferase subunit beta produces the protein MALDKFFRRRRAQPAEGSDIPDLWSKCPACKENIYNKDLEAESYVCPKCGYHHRLSARRRIEVLLDPGSFWQQSGHVHPVDVLNFVDTETYPARLERAQRKTGQPDAILTGRGTLLGLPVMAAVMDFEFSGGSMGSVVGEEIARAAETAAEAGVPLLLVAASGGARMQESALSLMQMAKTTVALQRLTERGLPYISLLTDPTTGGVTASFATIADVIVAEPGALIGFAGPRVIQQTIRQNLPEGFQRSEFLLEHGMVDLVTDRREQRAVLHSLLSVLTRQPAPTPGTALPDAPAEDPR, from the coding sequence TTGGCGCTCGATAAATTTTTCCGCAGACGCCGGGCCCAGCCCGCAGAGGGCAGCGACATCCCCGACCTCTGGAGCAAGTGCCCCGCCTGCAAGGAAAACATCTACAACAAGGACCTGGAAGCAGAGAGTTACGTCTGCCCCAAGTGCGGTTACCACCATCGTCTCTCCGCCCGGCGCCGCATCGAGGTGCTGCTCGACCCGGGCAGCTTCTGGCAGCAGTCCGGGCACGTCCACCCCGTCGACGTGCTGAACTTCGTGGACACCGAAACGTACCCGGCGCGCCTGGAGCGCGCGCAACGCAAGACCGGGCAGCCGGACGCCATCCTCACCGGGCGCGGCACGCTGCTCGGCCTGCCGGTCATGGCGGCCGTCATGGACTTCGAATTCTCGGGCGGCAGCATGGGCAGCGTCGTCGGTGAAGAGATCGCCCGCGCCGCCGAAACGGCCGCCGAGGCGGGCGTCCCGCTGCTGCTCGTCGCCGCGTCCGGCGGCGCCCGCATGCAGGAAAGTGCCCTGTCCCTCATGCAGATGGCCAAGACCACCGTCGCGCTCCAGCGCCTCACGGAACGCGGCCTGCCGTACATCAGTCTCCTCACCGACCCCACCACCGGCGGCGTCACCGCCAGCTTCGCCACCATCGCCGACGTGATCGTCGCCGAGCCCGGCGCCCTCATCGGCTTCGCCGGACCGCGCGTCATCCAGCAGACCATCCGTCAGAACCTCCCCGAAGGCTTCCAGAGGTCCGAATTCCTGCTCGAACACGGCATGGTGGACCTCGTCACGGACCGCCGCGAGCAGCGCGCCGTGCTGCACAGCCTGCTCAGCGTGCTCACGCGGCAGCCGGCCCCCACGCCCGGCACCGCTCTCCCGGACGCGCCCGCCGAGGACCCCCGATGA
- a CDS encoding DUF3197 domain-containing protein, which yields MTPPASAPSGSSLPDLLGLNGAPDATLHAVLTRFQASELRGGRLILLTDRQGERSRARYAALVEVRGEVLAVTGAAFGPHFGRAGTAALAGLVEWAQSAGLSVRETVVGASQLANLAGEPDAAELAGLIASSSPSDPGIYLTDRNVQAGL from the coding sequence ATGACGCCTCCTGCTTCCGCGCCGTCCGGTTCGTCCCTCCCCGACCTGCTGGGCCTGAACGGCGCGCCGGACGCGACGCTGCACGCCGTCCTGACGCGCTTTCAGGCGTCGGAACTGCGGGGCGGGCGGCTGATCCTGCTGACGGACCGGCAGGGCGAACGCAGCCGCGCGCGGTACGCGGCGCTGGTGGAGGTGCGCGGGGAGGTGCTGGCCGTGACGGGCGCCGCATTTGGACCGCACTTCGGGCGGGCAGGCACGGCGGCCCTGGCAGGCCTGGTGGAGTGGGCGCAGTCGGCAGGGTTGTCCGTGCGGGAGACGGTGGTGGGCGCGTCGCAGCTCGCGAACCTCGCGGGCGAGCCGGACGCGGCGGAACTGGCGGGCCTGATCGCGTCGAGCAGTCCGTCGGACCCGGGCATCTACCTGACGGACCGGAACGTGCAGGCAGGCCTGTAA
- the lptB gene encoding LPS export ABC transporter ATP-binding protein, whose translation MPHDLPGRNAPELLSHGLSKTFGKRAVVRNVDLRVARGEIVALFGPNGAGKTTTFYMMVGFIRPGGGQILLRGEDITRLPMHERARRGVGYLPQEPSAFRKMTARDNLLAILEFQKLSRAEQAARADALLAEFSLSHLADSYAYQLSGGERRRLELARALTTDPDFLLLDEPFTGVDPKSIREIQRLILDLRERRGIGVFITDHNVRETIALTDRVYLMYDGEVKFEGTPQEFAQDEDARNHYLGDDFTL comes from the coding sequence CTGCCGCACGACCTGCCGGGCCGCAACGCGCCCGAACTGCTGTCGCACGGCCTGTCCAAGACCTTCGGGAAGCGGGCCGTGGTCCGGAACGTGGACCTGCGCGTCGCGCGCGGCGAGATCGTCGCCCTGTTCGGCCCGAACGGCGCGGGCAAGACCACCACCTTCTACATGATGGTGGGCTTCATCCGGCCCGGCGGCGGCCAGATCCTGCTGCGCGGCGAGGACATCACGCGCCTCCCCATGCACGAACGCGCCCGGCGCGGCGTGGGGTACCTGCCGCAGGAACCCAGCGCCTTCCGCAAGATGACGGCCCGCGACAACCTGCTCGCCATCCTCGAATTCCAGAAGCTCAGCCGCGCCGAGCAGGCCGCGCGCGCCGACGCGCTCCTCGCGGAATTCAGCCTCTCGCACCTCGCGGACAGCTACGCGTACCAGCTGTCCGGCGGGGAACGCCGCCGCCTGGAGCTCGCGCGCGCCCTCACCACCGACCCCGACTTCCTGCTGCTCGACGAGCCCTTCACCGGCGTCGACCCCAAGAGCATCCGCGAGATCCAGCGCCTCATCCTCGACCTGCGGGAACGGCGCGGCATCGGCGTGTTCATCACCGACCACAACGTCCGCGAGACCATCGCCCTCACGGACCGCGTGTACCTGATGTACGACGGCGAGGTGAAGTTCGAGGGCACCCCGCAGGAGTTCGCGCAGGACGAGGACGCCCGCAACCACTACCTCGGCGACGACTTCACCCTCTGA
- a CDS encoding GNAT family N-acetyltransferase: MTPYTFDHVTADTLPDHLTFVGVHDPAPLQARLADGRLAFTQLRRMRSPRGTEASWTDTGGPLLFPRVRTDLPTDGVHALARELARGTATRVILNEGHAPLTDAPWQAAGWTLDPHAVMALTDLTARTWPLDPRVQERPLADLLAPDLLDLYAALTRDGGVIGDTGGTDPHAALQDDLHSDRRLHVLTDAGQVLGAALLDPDPRGAGIHMLGVRPDRRGHGLGGALHAHLLAVASRTHARHGGTTEYANHAMRRIFERNGCTLTEQKQFVRTG; this comes from the coding sequence TTGACTCCCTACACCTTCGATCACGTGACGGCCGACACCCTCCCGGACCACCTGACCTTCGTGGGCGTCCACGACCCCGCACCGCTGCAGGCGCGCCTCGCGGACGGACGCCTCGCGTTCACGCAGCTGCGCCGCATGCGCTCCCCGCGCGGCACGGAAGCCAGCTGGACCGACACGGGCGGCCCCCTGCTGTTCCCGCGCGTCCGGACCGACCTGCCCACGGACGGCGTGCACGCCCTGGCCCGCGAACTGGCGCGCGGCACGGCCACCCGCGTCATCCTGAACGAAGGGCACGCGCCCCTCACGGACGCGCCCTGGCAGGCGGCCGGGTGGACGCTGGACCCGCACGCCGTCATGGCGCTCACCGACCTGACCGCCCGCACGTGGCCGCTCGACCCGCGCGTGCAGGAACGCCCCCTCGCGGACCTGCTCGCGCCCGACCTGCTGGACCTGTACGCCGCCCTCACCCGCGACGGTGGAGTGATCGGAGACACGGGCGGCACGGACCCGCACGCCGCCCTCCAGGACGACCTGCACAGCGACCGTCGACTGCACGTGCTGACAGACGCCGGACAGGTGCTCGGCGCGGCCCTGCTGGACCCGGACCCGCGCGGCGCGGGCATCCACATGCTCGGCGTGCGCCCGGACCGGCGCGGACACGGTCTGGGCGGCGCGCTGCACGCGCACCTGCTGGCCGTCGCGTCCCGCACGCACGCCCGGCACGGCGGCACCACCGAGTACGCCAACCACGCCATGCGCCGCATCTTCGAGCGCAACGGCTGCACCCTCACCGAACAGAAGCAGTTCGTCCGGACCGGATGA
- a CDS encoding roadblock/LC7 domain-containing protein has protein sequence MPTPVYTLVINALSSSVSERAADTMLKAALKDAQFSPDSVTAQEMQTVLSGPLLRRLASVLPQAQASRDLRALSRRIAEQHPRALTLFVDPEGPLHWDSLDDDGQDEVGGLQADDFEYDDPDFSVFQGEQRVYDLGSAEGQEQMLSDLARQPGVQGVVICAQDGRVLRSRAPRGEKALSSIVAATVMLFRQRSLSILCADLGQIKVCMRPIGEYCVAVLAGESVNIGRVITELQQLQEAV, from the coding sequence ATGCCTACTCCCGTTTACACTCTGGTTATCAACGCGCTGAGCAGTTCGGTGAGCGAGCGTGCCGCCGACACCATGCTCAAAGCCGCTCTCAAGGACGCTCAGTTCTCGCCGGACAGTGTGACGGCGCAGGAGATGCAGACGGTGCTGTCAGGACCGCTCCTGCGCCGACTGGCGAGCGTCCTGCCGCAGGCGCAGGCGAGCCGGGACCTGCGGGCGCTGTCGCGCCGCATCGCGGAGCAGCACCCGCGCGCCCTGACGCTGTTCGTGGACCCGGAGGGACCGCTGCACTGGGACAGCCTCGACGACGACGGGCAGGACGAGGTGGGTGGCCTGCAGGCCGACGATTTCGAGTACGACGACCCGGACTTCAGCGTCTTCCAGGGCGAGCAGCGCGTGTACGACCTGGGGAGCGCGGAAGGGCAGGAGCAGATGCTGTCGGACCTGGCGCGGCAGCCGGGCGTGCAGGGCGTCGTGATCTGCGCGCAGGACGGCCGGGTGCTGCGTTCGCGCGCGCCGCGCGGCGAGAAGGCCCTGAGCAGCATCGTGGCGGCGACCGTGATGCTGTTCCGGCAGCGGTCCCTGAGCATCCTGTGCGCGGACCTCGGTCAGATCAAGGTGTGTATGCGGCCCATCGGTGAGTACTGCGTGGCGGTCCTGGCCGGGGAGAGTGTGAACATCGGCCGCGTCATCACGGAACTGCAGCAGCTTCAGGAGGCGGTATGA
- a CDS encoding LapA family protein, which yields MRFNLNTVLLAILAVLTIAFLIPPENRNTLTAPHTLSVPGLGVSQGVPVGTYLLVGWLVTAVLFALVNTFSRLRRDADSARILRDMENLRANLDKAEGSRFAELQAYLDRRLGEIQTQVKTQATDLGTYTARMDTVRNELAADLGQLDNYLKRKLGE from the coding sequence ATGAGATTCAATCTGAACACCGTCCTGCTGGCGATCCTGGCGGTCCTCACCATCGCCTTCCTGATCCCGCCCGAGAACCGCAACACCCTCACGGCCCCCCACACCCTCAGTGTTCCGGGCCTCGGCGTGTCGCAGGGCGTCCCGGTCGGCACGTACCTGCTCGTCGGCTGGCTCGTCACGGCCGTGCTGTTCGCGCTCGTCAACACCTTCTCCCGCCTGCGCCGCGACGCGGACAGCGCCCGCATCCTGCGCGACATGGAGAACCTCCGCGCGAACCTCGACAAGGCCGAAGGAAGCCGCTTCGCGGAACTGCAGGCGTACCTCGACCGCCGCCTCGGCGAGATCCAGACGCAGGTCAAGACGCAGGCCACCGACCTCGGCACCTACACCGCCCGCATGGACACCGTCCGCAACGAACTCGCCGCCGACCTCGGCCAGCTCGACAACTACCTGAAACGTAAACTCGGCGAGTAA
- a CDS encoding GNAT family N-acetyltransferase yields MRVLARSLCWVTAHREGRLIGFVNVAWDGGLHAFLLDTAVHPDCARQGVGTALVEHAVRESARLGAGWLHVDHEPHLEGFYSRCGFSGTRAGLLRLR; encoded by the coding sequence GTGCGCGTCCTGGCCCGCAGCCTGTGCTGGGTGACGGCGCACCGGGAAGGCCGGCTGATCGGTTTCGTCAACGTCGCCTGGGACGGTGGCCTGCACGCCTTCCTGCTGGATACCGCCGTTCACCCGGACTGCGCCCGGCAGGGTGTCGGCACGGCGCTGGTCGAACATGCGGTGCGGGAGTCGGCGCGGCTGGGGGCAGGCTGGCTGCACGTCGATCACGAACCGCACCTGGAAGGGTTCTACAGCCGATGCGGCTTCAGCGGGACGCGGGCCGGACTGCTGCGGCTGCGCTGA
- a CDS encoding YfiT family bacillithiol transferase has translation MTDARFPVGPQPQVQSLTPEERLVGLEALRALPGEFRAALSGLTDAQLDTPYREGGWTVRQVAHHVPDSHLNAYVRTRLALSEDAPVIRPYDQDAWAALPDVAGDVADSLDLLSALHSRWVRLLSVLPPEGWARTFVHPEYGRVYTLDGMLASYAWHGRHHAAQVLGLRERRGW, from the coding sequence ATGACCGATGCTCGTTTTCCCGTGGGGCCGCAGCCGCAGGTGCAGTCGCTCACGCCCGAGGAGCGCTTGGTGGGCCTGGAGGCCCTGCGTGCCCTGCCGGGCGAGTTCCGCGCGGCGCTGTCCGGCCTGACGGACGCGCAGCTCGACACGCCGTACCGCGAGGGCGGGTGGACGGTGCGGCAGGTGGCGCACCACGTGCCGGACAGTCACCTGAACGCGTACGTGCGGACGCGGCTGGCGTTGTCGGAGGACGCGCCCGTCATCCGGCCGTACGATCAGGACGCGTGGGCGGCCCTGCCGGACGTGGCGGGCGACGTGGCGGACAGCCTGGACCTGCTGTCGGCACTGCATTCGCGCTGGGTGCGGCTGCTGTCGGTCCTGCCGCCGGAGGGGTGGGCGCGGACCTTCGTGCACCCGGAGTACGGCCGGGTGTACACGCTGGACGGCATGCTCGCCAGTTACGCGTGGCACGGGCGGCACCACGCGGCGCAGGTGCTGGGCCTGCGCGAGCGGCGCGGCTGGTGA